The Bacillus sp. (in: firmicutes) genome has a window encoding:
- a CDS encoding sulfite exporter TauE/SafE family protein, translated as MEFELGLIVVLFLIGFLGSVISGMVGIGGSIIKYPMLLYLPPLFGFTAFTAQEVSAISAVQVFFATLAAMFVFKKGGYIHKQLVIYMGGAIIIGSFIGAYGSKFMANNAINLVYAILALTAAIMMLFPKKGDERGETEEVTFNKALAIISSSVIGIVAGIVGAAGAFITVPVMLVLLKIPTRVAIGSSLAITFFSSIGSTVGKLLGGHMLLMPSVVMVVASLIAAPLGATFSKKMNTKALQSILLVLIIGTVVKIWTEILF; from the coding sequence GTGGAATTTGAACTCGGTTTAATTGTTGTCCTCTTTTTAATTGGTTTTTTGGGCTCCGTTATTTCTGGAATGGTTGGAATTGGTGGCTCTATTATTAAATACCCGATGCTCCTTTACTTGCCGCCGCTTTTTGGATTCACAGCCTTTACAGCGCAAGAAGTATCAGCGATTAGCGCTGTACAAGTATTTTTTGCGACATTAGCCGCCATGTTCGTCTTTAAAAAAGGCGGCTACATCCATAAACAATTAGTGATTTATATGGGCGGGGCAATCATTATTGGCAGTTTTATCGGCGCCTACGGCTCCAAATTTATGGCGAATAACGCAATCAATCTTGTTTATGCCATCCTTGCCCTAACGGCTGCCATTATGATGCTTTTTCCGAAAAAAGGGGACGAAAGAGGAGAAACAGAAGAAGTTACCTTTAACAAAGCACTTGCTATTATATCATCTAGTGTCATCGGAATTGTTGCTGGAATCGTTGGTGCAGCAGGTGCCTTTATTACAGTTCCTGTCATGCTTGTGCTCTTAAAAATTCCAACGAGAGTTGCCATCGGTTCTTCTCTAGCGATTACGTTTTTTTCATCAATCGGATCGACCGTTGGCAAGCTCCTTGGGGGGCATATGCTTCTTATGCCTTCCGTTGTGATGGTCGTTGCCAGTCTAATAGCTGCTCCACTAGGGGCAACCTTTAGTAAAAAAATGAATACAAAAGCACTTCAAAGTATTTTACTAG
- a CDS encoding NAD(P)/FAD-dependent oxidoreductase — protein sequence MKKFLIIGGGTAGTMLGNKLAKGLANEIAENEVSVTMISEKDYHVYQPGYLYIPFHLKQPEDLIRPIEQVLDSKIELIIDKAIEINTEAKSVTLKKGATISYDYLIIATGSHPQSVEVPGLDEAGHIFYEMDRALKLREAMDCFEGGKVVVAVGLPHKCPVAPLEFTMMFEDWARQKGIREKTEITYAYPLAGPYGTASVAELAVKEFGERDIAIETFFMIDHVNPKTKEIVGMDGARLPFDLLVVIPPHKGAEVVQEAGLGDSGGWLPVDRHKLNLENNENIFVVGDATNLPISKAGSTAHFESEVLAENLIEKVKGLPGNRRYNGKVFCFIETGLNKATYITFDYDNPPKPVTPSKMVHYAKAAYNSGHWVNLKGIM from the coding sequence GTGAAAAAGTTTTTGATTATCGGCGGCGGTACAGCTGGCACAATGCTTGGAAATAAGCTGGCTAAAGGGCTCGCAAATGAAATTGCCGAAAATGAAGTTAGCGTCACAATGATTAGCGAAAAAGATTACCACGTCTATCAACCTGGCTACTTATATATTCCTTTTCACCTCAAACAACCAGAAGATTTAATTCGTCCAATTGAGCAGGTTCTCGATTCAAAAATTGAATTAATCATCGACAAAGCGATTGAAATCAATACAGAAGCGAAATCGGTAACGTTAAAAAAAGGGGCAACGATAAGCTACGATTATTTAATTATTGCAACTGGCTCCCATCCACAAAGTGTTGAAGTCCCTGGCTTGGATGAAGCAGGGCATATCTTCTATGAAATGGACAGAGCTTTAAAGCTCCGGGAGGCGATGGATTGTTTTGAAGGTGGGAAAGTTGTCGTTGCTGTTGGTTTGCCACATAAATGTCCAGTTGCTCCGCTTGAGTTTACGATGATGTTTGAGGATTGGGCACGGCAAAAAGGAATTCGTGAGAAAACGGAGATTACGTATGCCTATCCTTTAGCAGGTCCCTATGGAACAGCCTCTGTTGCCGAGCTTGCTGTGAAGGAGTTTGGTGAGCGTGATATTGCAATTGAAACATTTTTTATGATTGACCATGTCAATCCAAAAACGAAGGAAATTGTCGGCATGGATGGCGCACGTTTGCCTTTTGACTTATTAGTTGTTATTCCACCGCACAAAGGAGCAGAGGTTGTTCAGGAAGCGGGGTTAGGTGATAGCGGCGGCTGGCTTCCAGTCGATCGCCATAAATTAAATCTTGAAAACAATGAAAATATATTTGTTGTTGGCGATGCTACCAATCTTCCAATTAGTAAAGCAGGATCTACGGCACACTTTGAATCTGAAGTACTAGCAGAAAATTTAATAGAAAAAGTAAAAGGTTTGCCTGGAAATCGCCGCTACAACGGTAAAGTATTCTGCTTTATTGAAACGGGCTTAAACAAGGCAACGTATATTACGTTTGATTATGACAACCCACCAAAGCCGGTTACGCCGTCCAAAATGGTGCATTATGCTAAAGCAGCTTACAATAGTGGGCATTGGGTCAATTTGAAAGGTATTATGTAA
- a CDS encoding LamB/YcsF family protein: MYAIDLNCDMGESFGAYKMGNDEKILDFITSANIACGFHAGDPSTMRKTVQMALERNVGIGAHPGFQDLVGFGRREMKILPGEIYDIILYQIGALSAFVKAEGGRIQHVKPHGALYNMAAKSAELSEMIAEAIYKVDPEIILFGLAGSELVKAGHKIGLRTASEVFADRTYQKDGSLTSRLEENALIKEHEIAVQQVIQMVKEGKVRSLQGVDVPIRANTICIHGDGEHALKFAKFITTALTDAGITVAKISNSY, encoded by the coding sequence ATGTATGCAATCGATTTAAATTGTGATATGGGAGAAAGCTTTGGCGCCTATAAGATGGGGAATGACGAAAAAATTTTAGATTTTATAACAAGCGCTAATATTGCTTGCGGATTTCATGCAGGCGACCCTTCGACAATGCGGAAAACGGTCCAAATGGCGTTAGAGAGAAACGTAGGAATTGGCGCGCACCCAGGTTTTCAAGATTTAGTTGGGTTTGGTAGAAGAGAAATGAAGATTTTACCAGGGGAAATCTATGACATCATTCTGTATCAGATTGGCGCATTATCGGCTTTTGTAAAAGCTGAAGGGGGAAGGATCCAACACGTTAAGCCACACGGTGCTCTTTATAATATGGCTGCAAAAAGTGCTGAACTGTCTGAGATGATTGCAGAGGCAATTTACAAGGTTGACCCAGAAATCATCCTATTTGGATTAGCAGGATCAGAGTTGGTAAAAGCTGGTCACAAAATCGGCCTCCGCACTGCAAGTGAAGTTTTTGCAGACCGTACATATCAAAAAGATGGTTCATTAACCTCAAGGCTGGAAGAAAATGCGCTTATTAAAGAACATGAAATCGCAGTACAACAAGTGATTCAGATGGTAAAAGAAGGGAAAGTTCGTTCTCTTCAAGGAGTCGATGTTCCTATTCGGGCTAATACGATTTGTATTCACGGTGATGGGGAACATGCGCTGAAATTTGCTAAATTTATTACAACAGCACTAACAGATGCTGGAATTACTGTTGCAAAAATTAGTAATAGTTATTAA
- the pxpB gene encoding 5-oxoprolinase subunit PxpB — translation MVDYQLHPLGDRAVMIELGSSISADILRKLQVFTTYLEEHPPEWLIEYIPAFTTLAIFYEPMIISKQCNFCRLPYDVVCEFIKDIFLKLAVHNVVHSRVIEIPVCYGGELGPDLETVANINGLTVDEVIQIHSTGDYIVYMIGFAPGFPYIGGMSEKIAAPRLETPRLKIPERSVGIAGMQTGIYPIATPGGWQLIGRTPLRLFNPENEQPSLLQAGDKIRFRPISRAEYLELEQEG, via the coding sequence ATGGTGGACTATCAATTACATCCGCTTGGAGACCGGGCAGTCATGATTGAATTGGGGTCAAGTATTTCGGCGGACATTTTACGAAAGCTGCAAGTTTTCACTACATATCTAGAAGAACATCCTCCAGAATGGTTGATTGAATATATTCCTGCTTTTACAACGTTAGCCATTTTTTATGAGCCTATGATAATTTCAAAGCAGTGTAACTTTTGCAGGCTCCCCTATGATGTTGTATGCGAATTTATAAAAGATATATTTTTAAAATTGGCAGTACATAATGTAGTTCATTCCCGAGTTATTGAAATCCCCGTTTGTTATGGTGGAGAATTGGGCCCGGATTTGGAAACGGTCGCTAACATAAATGGGCTTACTGTAGATGAGGTCATCCAAATTCACTCTACAGGGGATTATATCGTTTATATGATTGGCTTTGCCCCTGGTTTCCCTTATATTGGCGGCATGTCAGAAAAAATTGCGGCCCCTAGACTAGAAACGCCACGTCTTAAAATTCCAGAACGATCCGTTGGAATAGCAGGCATGCAAACAGGAATTTATCCAATCGCAACACCAGGCGGTTGGCAACTGATTGGGCGCACACCGCTTAGGCTATTTAATCCTGAAAATGAACAGCCAAGTCTTTTGCAGGCCGGTGATAAAATTCGCTTTAGGCCAATTAGCCGTGCAGAATATTTAGAATTGGAGCAAGAGGGATGA
- a CDS encoding DUF1641 domain-containing protein — MTERISEDVQDELIEMLPVFLRTMNLLKMVGDTMTEESIVALTEKAEKSADLLNFLGDERLTTVLAALIDKSDQLVELLNVLDRIVVLQKNGALDRLFELAEVVGVFTDALTEPTIQHIVDRSVPLLELGERIASSPIIKNTPAILDAVEKTTEEMKTASPPTLSVMGLLKIMKQKEIQHAAHFGVAFLKNLGAAK, encoded by the coding sequence ATGACCGAACGCATATCAGAAGATGTTCAAGATGAACTAATTGAAATGCTACCTGTTTTTTTAAGAACGATGAACCTTCTGAAAATGGTCGGCGATACAATGACAGAAGAATCAATTGTCGCTTTAACAGAAAAGGCGGAAAAATCCGCGGATTTATTAAACTTTCTTGGTGATGAGCGACTAACGACGGTGCTGGCAGCATTGATAGACAAATCTGACCAACTTGTTGAACTATTAAATGTCCTTGACCGAATCGTTGTCTTACAAAAAAATGGTGCACTTGATCGTCTGTTTGAACTTGCCGAAGTAGTTGGCGTATTTACCGATGCATTAACAGAGCCGACGATCCAACATATTGTCGATAGGTCTGTTCCATTACTTGAATTAGGAGAAAGAATCGCCTCATCTCCAATTATAAAAAACACGCCTGCAATTCTAGATGCAGTTGAAAAAACAACCGAAGAAATGAAAACAGCTAGTCCACCAACCCTTTCCGTCATGGGATTACTTAAAATAATGAAACAAAAAGAAATACAACATGCGGCGCATTTTGGAGTCGCATTCCTTAAAAACTTGGGTGCTGCCAAATAA
- a CDS encoding biotin-dependent carboxyltransferase family protein, with protein sequence MITIKKGGLLTTVQDLGRYGYQKYGVVTSGAMDQLAHRIANLLVGNEEYLPTLEITLIGPTILFHEDTLIAICGANLSPTINDKAVRLWRTVLIKKGSELKFVKCKKGCRAYLAVAGGFSIPTVLKSKSTYLRAGFGGFKGSTLNMGDHLFFEKPSKLSTDMMAKLLERNSNEFVEEKWSVSSQFISIYNEYIPIRVIKGRQYHLFTKESQQQFFKEKFEVTPQSDRMGYRLRGPSLTLKNREEMISEAVGLGTIQVPADGNPIILLADRQTIGGYPKIADVVTVDIPLLAQAKPKDFIQFIEISHEEAQLLYIERERLLLQIKHGIKHKYE encoded by the coding sequence ATGATTACAATCAAAAAGGGCGGTCTTTTAACAACTGTTCAAGATTTAGGAAGGTATGGATATCAAAAATATGGAGTAGTTACAAGCGGCGCTATGGACCAACTTGCACACCGCATTGCTAATTTACTAGTTGGAAATGAAGAATATTTGCCAACTTTGGAAATCACATTGATTGGGCCAACGATTCTTTTTCATGAAGATACATTAATTGCAATTTGTGGTGCTAATCTTTCCCCAACCATCAATGACAAGGCGGTCCGACTATGGCGAACAGTTCTCATAAAAAAGGGCAGTGAATTGAAGTTTGTTAAGTGTAAGAAAGGATGCAGGGCGTATCTTGCCGTGGCAGGTGGATTTTCGATTCCTACGGTTTTGAAAAGTAAGTCAACGTATCTTCGAGCTGGGTTTGGGGGATTTAAAGGAAGTACATTAAATATGGGTGATCACTTATTTTTTGAGAAGCCTAGTAAGCTATCAACGGATATGATGGCCAAGTTACTCGAAAGAAATTCTAATGAATTTGTTGAAGAAAAATGGTCAGTTTCTTCTCAATTTATTTCGATTTATAATGAGTATATTCCAATACGTGTTATAAAAGGACGACAATATCATCTTTTCACAAAAGAGAGTCAACAGCAGTTTTTTAAGGAAAAGTTCGAAGTAACGCCTCAATCTGACCGAATGGGATATCGATTAAGGGGGCCATCTCTCACATTGAAAAACAGAGAGGAAATGATTTCTGAAGCAGTTGGCCTTGGAACAATTCAAGTTCCCGCTGATGGCAATCCGATTATCCTTTTAGCTGACCGACAAACGATCGGGGGCTATCCAAAGATTGCCGATGTAGTAACGGTTGACATTCCTTTATTGGCGCAAGCGAAGCCCAAGGATTTTATTCAATTTATAGAAATTTCACATGAAGAAGCCCAGTTGCTTTATATAGAAAGAGAACGACTACTTTTACAGATAAAACATGGGATTAAACACAAATATGAATAG
- a CDS encoding DUF438 domain-containing protein: protein MSEIINNREQQTTDHNSERLEKLKQIFKDLQSGKNIDEVKAYFDKEISKVSIDEMSKLQHDFNENGEMTLDEVKRTYSLHTEILKGAVEEIELPQNPEDEPGHPVHTFKLENREIAKLLETKLQIHLVEFAKEDSSENVYRLLEDCNLLLDIDKHYSRKENLIFPYLERYGIYGPSTNMWRIDDFIRDAIKDARQKLMNYNGDKQAVIDVVNYCIKEVSDMIYREENILFPMALMNFTEDEWVKIAHESDEVGFCLTEPAAEWKPERKGIGEKAISEGFIKMETGMLSLKQLELLLNHLPVDITFIDQDDVVRYFSQGKERIFVRTKAVIGRTVQNCHPPRSMHVVEELLADFKSGKKDSEDFWIKFRDKYVYIRYFAVRDENGDYVGTLEFTQNIDPIQAIEGEKRILL from the coding sequence ATGAGTGAAATCATCAATAACCGTGAGCAGCAAACAACTGACCATAATAGTGAACGTTTAGAAAAATTAAAGCAAATATTTAAAGATCTTCAAAGTGGTAAAAATATTGATGAAGTAAAAGCATATTTTGATAAAGAAATCAGCAAGGTTTCCATTGATGAAATGTCAAAACTGCAACATGATTTTAATGAAAACGGAGAAATGACATTAGATGAAGTGAAGCGCACTTACTCCTTGCACACCGAAATTTTAAAAGGGGCTGTTGAAGAAATCGAACTTCCACAAAACCCTGAAGATGAGCCAGGACATCCTGTTCATACTTTTAAATTAGAAAACAGAGAGATTGCGAAGCTATTAGAAACGAAGCTGCAAATCCATCTTGTCGAATTTGCTAAAGAGGATTCATCTGAAAATGTCTATAGGCTCCTGGAAGATTGCAACCTATTACTTGATATTGATAAGCATTATAGCCGCAAAGAAAATCTTATTTTCCCATATTTAGAGAGGTACGGAATTTATGGTCCTAGCACAAATATGTGGAGAATTGATGACTTTATTCGTGATGCCATTAAAGATGCAAGACAAAAATTAATGAACTACAATGGCGACAAACAGGCTGTCATTGACGTTGTAAATTATTGTATAAAAGAAGTTAGCGATATGATTTACAGGGAAGAAAATATTCTGTTCCCAATGGCATTGATGAATTTTACAGAAGATGAATGGGTAAAAATCGCTCATGAAAGCGATGAAGTCGGATTTTGCTTAACAGAGCCTGCTGCTGAATGGAAGCCGGAAAGAAAAGGAATTGGCGAAAAAGCAATCTCCGAAGGATTTATTAAAATGGAAACAGGAATGTTGTCATTAAAACAGTTGGAGCTACTTTTAAACCACTTGCCTGTTGACATTACGTTCATTGACCAGGATGATGTTGTTCGCTACTTCTCTCAAGGGAAAGAAAGAATTTTTGTCCGCACAAAAGCGGTTATTGGCCGTACCGTTCAAAACTGCCATCCACCAAGAAGTATGCATGTTGTTGAAGAACTCTTAGCAGATTTTAAATCAGGCAAAAAAGATTCTGAAGATTTCTGGATTAAGTTCCGTGATAAATATGTGTATATTCGTTACTTCGCTGTTCGTGATGAAAACGGGGACTATGTTGGTACACTTGAATTCACACAAAATATTGATCCAATTCAAGCAATTGAAGGGGAAAAACGGATTCTACTTTAA
- a CDS encoding copper amine oxidase N-terminal domain-containing protein has protein sequence MFLGIFLVFFLISTSLPTYAANIQIKVDGVVIRSDVDPEIRNNHTMVPLRVISENLGAKVNWSDSEITLTKKDMQIILKLNNNKTMKNGKTVLIDVKPYIKNNRIFVPLRFLAETFGCDVNYTNSTVTVDTEPLVIDGVKVKALQQEYHMTMGGVVQQIKGNAYNKDIYNIFIENKGSEVEAPENYSWQYTMDTLGSYYKVGQYDFLDFEGNSIKRFEIYTLNKTFPEELLKRYPEVLLYDATENQWYLFSDTASQSINQIVDSADQNGFLKIISNTVA, from the coding sequence ATTTTCTTAGGAATTTTCCTTGTATTTTTTCTAATAAGTACTTCTTTACCTACTTATGCCGCAAATATTCAAATCAAGGTTGATGGTGTTGTTATTAGATCTGATGTAGACCCCGAAATCAGGAATAATCATACAATGGTGCCTTTGCGTGTTATCAGTGAAAATCTTGGAGCCAAAGTCAATTGGTCGGATTCCGAAATTACTCTCACTAAAAAAGATATGCAGATTATTTTAAAACTTAATAACAATAAAACAATGAAAAACGGTAAAACAGTGCTGATTGATGTAAAACCATATATCAAAAATAATCGCATATTCGTTCCACTTCGTTTTCTTGCAGAAACATTTGGCTGTGATGTAAATTACACAAATTCCACGGTAACTGTTGATACCGAGCCATTGGTCATAGATGGCGTAAAGGTAAAGGCTCTACAACAAGAATATCACATGACTATGGGTGGTGTAGTACAGCAAATTAAGGGGAATGCATATAACAAAGACATTTATAATATTTTCATAGAAAACAAAGGTAGCGAAGTAGAAGCCCCAGAAAATTATTCGTGGCAGTATACTATGGATACACTTGGATCTTATTATAAAGTTGGGCAATATGATTTTCTGGATTTTGAAGGGAATAGCATAAAACGCTTTGAAATTTATACTTTAAATAAAACTTTTCCGGAAGAACTCTTGAAAAGATACCCGGAGGTTTTACTTTATGACGCTACTGAAAACCAATGGTATTTATTTAGTGATACCGCAAGCCAATCTATTAATCAGATAGTCGATAGCGCCGATCAGAACGGTTTCCTAAAAATAATTAGTAATACCGTTGCATAG
- a CDS encoding amidohydrolase family protein, producing the protein MRIFDAHFHIIDFDFPIFENQGYTPPSYVVTDYQNETADLNVEGGAIVSGSFQGFDQEYLLKALKQMGPAFCGVTQLPFTVTDDEIVSLHNNGVRALRFNVKRGGSEDLSKLDYFARRVYDLVGWHSELYIDAKELPEIASTIEKLPAISIDHLGLSEEGLPHLLKLVDKGIHVKATGFGRVELNVENALKSIYETNPDALMFGTDLPSTRAKRPFEYADIELIQRLFDEKATDKILYANALKWYFK; encoded by the coding sequence ATGAGAATTTTTGATGCACATTTTCATATTATTGATTTTGATTTTCCGATTTTCGAAAACCAAGGTTATACACCACCGAGCTACGTTGTAACAGATTATCAAAATGAAACTGCTGATTTGAATGTAGAAGGTGGAGCGATTGTATCTGGGTCTTTTCAAGGATTTGACCAAGAATACTTATTGAAGGCACTTAAACAAATGGGTCCGGCATTTTGTGGCGTTACGCAATTGCCATTCACTGTGACGGATGATGAAATTGTAAGCTTACATAATAATGGGGTAAGGGCATTGCGATTTAATGTCAAACGAGGCGGTTCAGAAGATTTATCTAAGCTCGATTACTTTGCAAGAAGAGTTTATGATTTGGTTGGGTGGCATAGTGAACTTTATATTGATGCAAAAGAATTACCTGAAATTGCATCGACAATTGAAAAATTGCCTGCTATTTCAATTGACCATTTAGGTTTGTCAGAAGAAGGGTTACCACATTTGTTAAAATTAGTTGATAAAGGTATACATGTAAAAGCAACTGGTTTTGGGCGTGTGGAACTAAATGTTGAAAATGCTTTAAAATCCATATATGAAACAAACCCCGATGCACTTATGTTTGGTACAGATTTACCCTCAACAAGAGCGAAAAGACCGTTTGAATATGCAGACATTGAATTGATTCAGCGTTTATTTGATGAAAAAGCTACTGATAAAATCTTGTATGCAAATGCTTTAAAATGGTATTTCAAATGA
- a CDS encoding PaaI family thioesterase: MFQPQDLVEVVTKGNVPPNCDVTLQLQPTFAEDGVARGVWQVDEKFINGNGVVMGGYLSAAADTMMAYAIASKLSNNQTFSSIDLHTTFHRPAMIGEIKVEARVERLGRKVAYVVADIIQNEKKVVSAVSSIMIMEK, from the coding sequence ATATTTCAACCACAGGATTTAGTGGAGGTGGTCACAAAAGGCAATGTGCCACCTAATTGCGATGTCACGTTACAATTGCAGCCAACTTTTGCAGAAGACGGTGTCGCTCGTGGCGTTTGGCAAGTAGATGAAAAATTTATTAATGGCAACGGGGTGGTAATGGGTGGGTATCTTTCTGCTGCCGCTGATACAATGATGGCTTATGCAATTGCCTCAAAATTAAGCAATAATCAAACGTTCTCATCCATTGACCTACATACAACTTTTCATAGACCAGCCATGATTGGCGAAATCAAAGTCGAAGCAAGAGTAGAAAGATTGGGGAGAAAGGTTGCTTATGTTGTCGCAGATATTATTCAAAATGAAAAGAAAGTAGTAAGTGCTGTATCATCAATCATGATTATGGAAAAATAG
- a CDS encoding sulfurtransferase TusA family protein, protein MSTGKKVLVDARGAFCPGPLLELMKAAKAAESGTVLELLTNEQGSRKDVPAWAQKMGHDFLGEAPGEGNAYKLIIKLK, encoded by the coding sequence ATGTCTACAGGGAAAAAAGTATTAGTGGATGCAAGAGGTGCCTTTTGTCCGGGACCATTATTGGAGTTAATGAAGGCAGCAAAAGCAGCGGAAAGCGGAACAGTATTAGAATTATTAACAAATGAACAAGGCTCTCGCAAAGATGTTCCAGCATGGGCACAAAAAATGGGGCACGACTTTTTGGGCGAAGCACCTGGTGAAGGGAATGCCTACAAATTAATCATTAAATTAAAGTAA
- the htpG gene encoding molecular chaperone HtpG, whose amino-acid sequence MTKKEFKAESKRLLEMMINSIYTHREVFLRELISNASDAIDKIYYKALTDEELTFNKDDYYIKVIPNKENRTLTMIDTGIGMTKEELENNLGTIAKSGSLAFKNENEIKDGFDIIGQFGVGFYSAFMVADVVTVISKALDGEEAYMWKSEGADGYTIEQATKDSIGTEIILKIKENTEDDNYDEFLEEYRLRSIIKKYSDFIRYPIKMDSTGSRPKEGSENEFEDYIEEQVINSMVPIWRKNKNELKPEDYENFYAEKHYGFDKPIKHIHISVDGAVRYNAILFIPEKIPFDYYSKEFEKGLELYSNGVLIMEKCADLLPDYFSFVKGLVDSEDLSLNISREMLQHDRQLKLIAKNINNKIKSELQSLLKKDRENYEKFFESFGRQLKYGVYSDFGANKEILQDLLMFYSSKEKKLVTLDEYVTRMPEDQKYIYFASGESIDRVDKLPQTELVADKGYEILYFTDEIDEFAIKMLMTYKEKEFKSVSSGDLGIEPEDNKEDATSEATENKELFDYMKGILAGKVKDVRISKRLKSHPVCLSTDGEVTIEMEKILSMMPDNQNVKADKVLEINVHHDVFTALKDAFANDKDKVSLYTNLLYNQALLIEGLPINDPVDFTNDICKIMV is encoded by the coding sequence ATGACAAAAAAAGAGTTTAAAGCGGAATCTAAACGCCTGCTAGAAATGATGATTAATTCGATCTACACTCACCGTGAGGTATTTTTAAGAGAATTAATTTCAAATGCCAGTGATGCAATTGATAAAATCTACTATAAGGCGTTGACAGATGAAGAATTAACGTTTAACAAAGACGACTATTACATAAAAGTCATTCCAAATAAGGAAAACAGAACATTAACAATGATTGATACTGGCATTGGGATGACGAAAGAGGAACTTGAGAACAATCTTGGCACTATCGCCAAGAGCGGTTCTTTAGCTTTCAAAAATGAGAATGAAATAAAGGATGGCTTTGATATTATTGGTCAGTTTGGTGTCGGCTTTTATTCAGCCTTCATGGTAGCTGATGTCGTTACTGTCATTAGCAAAGCTTTAGACGGTGAAGAGGCCTATATGTGGAAATCTGAAGGTGCGGATGGCTATACGATTGAACAGGCTACTAAAGATTCTATTGGCACTGAGATTATTTTAAAAATAAAAGAAAATACAGAAGATGACAACTATGATGAGTTCTTAGAAGAATATCGATTAAGATCAATCATCAAAAAATATTCAGATTTTATCCGCTATCCAATCAAAATGGATAGTACGGGAAGCAGACCTAAAGAAGGTAGCGAAAATGAATTCGAGGACTATATTGAAGAACAAGTCATCAATAGCATGGTGCCGATTTGGAGAAAGAACAAAAATGAATTGAAGCCTGAAGATTACGAGAATTTTTATGCTGAAAAGCATTACGGGTTCGATAAGCCTATCAAACACATTCATATTAGCGTTGACGGTGCTGTTAGATATAATGCAATATTATTTATTCCGGAAAAAATTCCGTTTGACTATTATTCAAAGGAATTCGAAAAGGGACTTGAGTTATATTCAAATGGCGTCTTAATTATGGAAAAATGTGCGGATCTTTTACCTGACTATTTTAGCTTTGTCAAAGGGTTGGTAGACTCAGAAGATTTGTCGCTTAATATTTCAAGGGAAATGCTGCAGCATGACCGTCAATTAAAGCTGATTGCGAAAAATATTAATAACAAGATTAAGAGCGAACTTCAAAGCTTATTAAAGAAAGACAGAGAAAACTATGAAAAATTCTTTGAGTCTTTTGGCAGACAGTTAAAATATGGTGTTTATAGCGATTTCGGAGCAAATAAAGAGATATTGCAAGATTTACTGATGTTCTATTCATCTAAAGAGAAAAAGCTTGTCACATTAGATGAATATGTAACAAGAATGCCAGAGGATCAAAAATATATTTATTTTGCTTCTGGAGAATCAATTGATAGAGTAGACAAGCTACCGCAAACAGAACTAGTAGCCGATAAAGGTTATGAAATTTTATATTTCACCGATGAAATCGATGAATTTGCGATTAAAATGCTCATGACATATAAAGAAAAAGAATTTAAATCTGTTTCAAGCGGGGATTTAGGTATTGAGCCAGAAGATAACAAAGAGGATGCAACCTCAGAAGCAACTGAAAACAAAGAGCTGTTTGACTATATGAAGGGAATATTAGCTGGCAAGGTGAAGGATGTCCGCATCTCTAAGCGTTTAAAATCTCATCCAGTTTGCTTATCAACCGATGGAGAAGTTACGATTGAAATGGAAAAAATCTTAAGCATGATGCCTGACAATCAAAATGTGAAGGCAGACAAAGTGTTGGAAATTAATGTTCACCACGATGTTTTCACAGCATTAAAGGATGCATTTGCAAATGATAAAGACAAGGTAAGCTTATATACAAATCTATTGTATAATCAAGCCCTTCTTATTGAAGGTTTGCCAATCAATGACCCGGTCGATTTTACAAATGATATTTGTAAAATTATGGTTTAG